One Aneurinibacillus migulanus genomic region harbors:
- a CDS encoding sigma-54 interaction domain-containing protein, producing MKVVIMGAGHGGTALLRVLHQMDSVDVIGVVDINEEAPGIMLAKEIGIAVDASIQSFFARGVDVVLEVTGNDAMYRKLQEIKPEDTVIIPGNVASVIMRLIEERTQLVRVLHGKQRQIDTVLNSTHDAMIAVDINGVISLYNRAAERILGINKERALGKKAEEVIPNSRLHLVLRSGESELNQEQSLDETRRIVTNRVPILEQNGEIIGAVAVFRDVTEVETLTNEITTLKDMQSLLAAIIQSSNDAISVVDMQGNGLMINPAYTRMTGLTEADIIGKPANVDISEGESMHMQVLRTGQSVRGVPLKVGPKKRDVVVNVAPVIVDGVLKGSVGVLHDVSEIKKLTEELERVKRLVRKLEASYTFDDIVGKSEGILHAIEQGRKAARTPATVLLRGESGTGKELFAHAIHNESTRKYNQFVRVNCAAIPETLLESELFGYEEGAFTGAKRGGKKGLFEEASGGTIFLDEIGELSMSTQAKLLRVLQEKEIVRIGSTKAVAVDVRVIAATHVNLERAMQLGTFREDLYYRINVLPIVIPPLRYRTQDIEELVDYLIHKYNQEYGRNVQNVAPEMLQRLVNYSWPGNVRELENVISRSLINMKFQETTVQPYHLPELAATDGEEKNAGKAEKIKDGKHREDSRTLNERLEEVEANIIRESLRSHSGNKTATAKQLGVSIRNLYYKIEKYGL from the coding sequence GCGTAGATGTAATTGGTGTGGTTGATATTAATGAAGAGGCGCCTGGTATTATGCTTGCAAAAGAAATCGGAATTGCGGTGGACGCTTCTATACAATCTTTTTTTGCGCGTGGTGTGGATGTAGTGCTTGAAGTAACCGGCAATGATGCGATGTATAGAAAGCTGCAGGAGATAAAGCCTGAAGATACGGTTATCATTCCGGGAAATGTGGCCTCGGTAATCATGCGTCTTATCGAGGAACGTACCCAGCTTGTACGAGTATTGCATGGCAAGCAACGACAAATCGATACAGTACTTAATTCCACACACGATGCGATGATCGCAGTTGACATAAACGGGGTCATTTCTTTGTATAATCGTGCCGCTGAGCGAATTTTGGGTATAAACAAGGAGAGAGCACTAGGGAAAAAAGCAGAAGAAGTAATCCCGAATTCACGCCTCCATCTTGTGCTTCGCTCGGGTGAATCGGAACTGAATCAAGAGCAATCACTTGATGAAACCCGTCGCATTGTTACTAATCGGGTGCCAATTCTCGAACAGAACGGAGAGATTATCGGAGCAGTCGCAGTGTTTCGCGATGTAACCGAAGTCGAGACGTTAACGAACGAAATAACGACGCTCAAAGATATGCAAAGCCTGCTCGCAGCTATTATTCAATCATCCAATGATGCGATTTCTGTCGTTGATATGCAGGGAAATGGCCTCATGATTAATCCTGCTTATACCCGCATGACTGGACTAACGGAAGCAGACATTATTGGAAAGCCGGCTAATGTGGATATTTCGGAAGGGGAGAGCATGCATATGCAAGTGCTCAGAACCGGTCAGTCAGTACGAGGAGTTCCGCTTAAAGTTGGCCCGAAAAAACGGGATGTTGTCGTTAATGTAGCCCCTGTTATTGTTGATGGTGTGTTGAAGGGAAGCGTTGGGGTGCTTCATGACGTATCTGAAATTAAAAAGTTAACCGAAGAGTTAGAACGGGTGAAACGTTTGGTACGTAAGCTGGAAGCAAGCTATACGTTTGATGATATAGTGGGCAAAAGTGAAGGCATATTACACGCAATCGAACAAGGACGAAAGGCTGCTCGAACTCCAGCCACTGTTCTTTTACGGGGGGAATCGGGAACAGGTAAGGAGTTATTTGCACATGCGATTCATAATGAAAGTACTCGAAAGTATAATCAGTTCGTACGTGTAAATTGTGCCGCCATACCTGAAACATTGCTTGAGAGTGAACTGTTTGGCTACGAGGAAGGCGCTTTTACTGGGGCGAAGCGGGGAGGAAAGAAAGGCTTATTTGAAGAGGCGAGCGGGGGCACGATTTTTCTTGATGAAATCGGTGAGTTATCCATGAGTACGCAGGCAAAGCTATTGCGAGTACTTCAGGAGAAAGAAATCGTTCGCATTGGCAGTACAAAAGCCGTTGCCGTCGATGTACGTGTTATTGCAGCTACACATGTCAATTTGGAACGTGCGATGCAGCTTGGAACGTTTCGGGAAGATTTGTATTATCGGATTAATGTACTTCCGATTGTCATTCCACCGTTGCGTTATAGGACCCAGGACATCGAGGAGCTCGTGGATTATTTAATTCATAAATATAATCAGGAGTACGGACGGAATGTGCAGAATGTAGCACCTGAGATGCTGCAACGGCTCGTGAATTATTCATGGCCGGGGAATGTGCGTGAGCTAGAAAATGTCATCAGCCGTTCGCTAATCAATATGAAGTTTCAGGAAACAACTGTGCAGCCATATCATTTGCCAGAGTTAGCTGCAACCGATGGTGAGGAAAAAAATGCGGGAAAAGCAGAAAAAATCAAAGACGGGAAGCACAGGGAAGATAGCCGGACATTGAATGAGCGGCTGGAAGAGGTGGAGGCCAACATTATTAGAGAATCGCTGAGAAGTCATAGCGGAAATAAGACGGCAACCGCCAAACAACTGGGTGTTTCCATCCGCAATCTGTATTATAAAATTGAAAAGTATGGGTTGTAG
- a CDS encoding alpha-ketoacid dehydrogenase subunit beta: MAIISYIDAVTQALREEMQRDKRVFVMGEDVGVRGGVFRATNGLYEEFGEERVIDTPLAESAIAGVAIGAAAYGMRPVAEMQFADFIMPAVNQIVSEAAKMRYRSNNDWHCPLVIRAPYGGGVHGALYHSQSVEAMFNSTPGLKVVAPSTPYDVKGMLKAAIRDDDPVLFFEHKRCYRLIKGEVPETDYTVPIGKAEVKREGEDITVISYGLTLHFALQAAEKLAEEGISAHVLDLRTLYPLDKESIVEAARKTGKVLIIHEDNKEGGVGGEVAAIIAEECLFDLDAPIRRLAGPDVPAMPYSPTLEKFFMLNPDKVTAAMRELAEF; this comes from the coding sequence GTGGCTATCATTTCATATATTGATGCGGTAACCCAGGCGCTGCGAGAAGAAATGCAGCGCGATAAACGCGTATTTGTAATGGGGGAAGACGTGGGCGTACGAGGCGGCGTATTCCGCGCTACGAACGGGCTATATGAAGAGTTCGGAGAGGAGCGTGTTATCGATACCCCTCTCGCAGAATCAGCGATTGCTGGCGTTGCGATTGGCGCGGCTGCTTATGGTATGCGTCCTGTAGCGGAAATGCAGTTCGCCGACTTTATTATGCCTGCAGTTAACCAAATCGTAAGCGAAGCGGCGAAGATGCGGTACCGTTCCAATAACGATTGGCACTGCCCGCTTGTTATCCGTGCTCCATACGGCGGAGGTGTGCATGGGGCACTCTATCATTCGCAGAGCGTGGAAGCGATGTTTAATAGTACGCCAGGTCTTAAAGTAGTAGCACCGTCTACTCCGTATGACGTAAAAGGAATGCTGAAAGCGGCCATTCGTGATGACGATCCAGTGCTCTTCTTTGAGCATAAACGCTGCTATCGGTTGATTAAGGGTGAAGTGCCTGAAACGGATTATACAGTTCCGATCGGAAAAGCCGAAGTAAAACGTGAAGGCGAAGATATTACGGTCATAAGCTATGGACTTACTCTTCATTTTGCGCTGCAAGCGGCTGAGAAGCTGGCTGAGGAGGGCATCAGCGCGCATGTGCTCGATCTGCGCACTCTGTATCCGCTTGACAAGGAAAGCATTGTCGAAGCTGCCCGCAAAACCGGAAAAGTCCTTATTATCCATGAGGATAATAAGGAAGGCGGTGTCGGAGGCGAAGTGGCAGCTATAATCGCTGAAGAGTGCCTGTTTGATCTTGACGCGCCGATTCGCCGTTTGGCAGGACCGGATGTACCAGCTATGCCATACAGCCCAACGCTGGAGAAATTCTTTATGCTGAACCCGGATAAGGTAACGGCCGCAATGCGTGAGCTGGCCGAATTTTAA
- the lpdA gene encoding dihydrolipoyl dehydrogenase, which produces MSNEYDVVVLGGGTGGYVAAIRASQLGMKVAVVEKDKLGGTCLHRGCIPSKALLRSAEVYHTLKNGAHYGVEAGDVGINFLRMQERKQEIVSQLHKGVQHLMKQGKIDVYEGTGRIMGPSIFSPQAGAITVEYKNGESEILVPKFVLIATGSRPRTLPGLTIDKETVITSDEALELTQLPKSVLIIGGGVIGIEWASLFNDLGVDVEIVEYADRILPLEDEEISKEMARLLKKRKIKVHTGAKILPETLEHGDGSAIIKAEQNGKEVEYRAEKILVSVGRQANIEDIGLNNVEADVENGSIKVNERFQTKEAHIYAIGDVIGGLQLAHVASHEGIIAVEHMAGQHPHPIDYTMVPKCTYSRPEVANVGLTEVEAKAQGYSVKTGKFNFRAIGKALVYGEYDGFVKIVVDEKTDDVLGVHMIGPHVTDLIAEGALARVLDATPWEIAHTIHPHPTLSEIMGEAALAVDGKAIHS; this is translated from the coding sequence ATGTCAAACGAGTACGATGTAGTGGTGCTTGGCGGGGGGACGGGCGGCTATGTAGCCGCCATCCGCGCTTCCCAGCTGGGCATGAAAGTGGCAGTGGTCGAGAAGGATAAACTGGGTGGAACGTGCCTGCATCGGGGATGCATTCCGAGTAAGGCGTTACTGCGCAGTGCAGAAGTATACCATACGTTAAAGAATGGGGCTCACTACGGCGTAGAAGCCGGGGATGTTGGTATCAATTTCTTACGAATGCAAGAGCGTAAGCAGGAAATCGTCAGCCAATTGCATAAAGGTGTGCAGCATTTGATGAAGCAGGGAAAAATTGACGTATATGAAGGAACTGGGCGTATTATGGGACCTTCCATTTTTTCACCTCAGGCAGGTGCTATTACTGTTGAGTATAAGAATGGTGAATCAGAAATCCTGGTACCGAAATTCGTATTGATTGCGACCGGCTCCCGTCCGCGCACATTGCCAGGTCTGACCATAGACAAGGAAACAGTGATTACGAGTGATGAAGCGTTGGAACTTACACAATTGCCGAAATCGGTGCTAATTATCGGGGGCGGTGTTATCGGCATCGAATGGGCGTCCTTATTTAACGATTTGGGTGTGGACGTTGAGATTGTCGAGTATGCGGACCGCATTCTACCGCTTGAAGATGAAGAAATCAGTAAAGAAATGGCGCGCCTGCTCAAGAAACGAAAAATCAAAGTACATACCGGAGCAAAAATCCTGCCTGAAACACTTGAGCATGGTGACGGTTCGGCCATCATTAAAGCGGAGCAGAATGGTAAAGAGGTCGAATACAGAGCCGAGAAAATTCTTGTATCTGTCGGCCGTCAGGCCAACATCGAAGATATCGGACTTAACAATGTAGAAGCAGATGTCGAAAATGGTTCTATTAAAGTTAATGAGAGGTTCCAAACTAAAGAAGCACACATTTATGCCATTGGGGATGTAATCGGAGGTCTGCAATTGGCCCATGTCGCTTCGCATGAAGGCATTATCGCAGTAGAACATATGGCTGGTCAGCATCCGCATCCCATCGATTATACAATGGTTCCGAAATGCACATACAGCCGTCCTGAAGTAGCTAATGTCGGTTTGACTGAAGTGGAAGCAAAAGCGCAAGGATATAGCGTCAAAACAGGGAAATTTAATTTCCGCGCCATTGGTAAAGCGCTCGTTTACGGTGAGTATGACGGATTTGTTAAGATAGTCGTAGATGAGAAAACCGATGATGTGCTGGGTGTGCATATGATCGGACCGCATGTTACCGATTTGATTGCTGAAGGAGCGCTGGCGCGTGTGCTGGATGCTACCCCATGGGAAATCGCACATACGATCCACCCGCACCCGACGCTATCAGAGATTATGGGTGAAGCGGCGCTGGCTGTAGACGGCAAAGCGATTCATTCATAA
- a CDS encoding acyl-CoA mutase large subunit family protein has translation MSKNKTKKALQAWEEKVEKRLAKVPERKEKFETSSGIEVERVYFPEELTEEYMENTGLPGEYPYTRGVQPTMYRGRFWTMRQYAGFGSAEETNKRFKYLLEQGQTGLSCAFDLPTQIGYDSDDPMSTGEVGKVGVAIDSLEDMEILLDGIPLDKVSTSMTINAPASVLLAMYIAVGEKQGVPSEKLSGTIQNDILKEYIARGTYIFPPKPSMRLITDIFAYCSENVPKWNTISISGYHIREAGSTAVQEVAFTLADAIAYVEAALEAGLDVDGFAPQLSFFFNGHNNFFEEIAKFRAARRIWSRLMKEKYGAQNPKSWQFRVHTQTGGSTLTAQQPDNNIVRVTIQALAAVLGGTQSLHTNSRDEALALPTEESARIALRTQQIIAYETGVTDTVDPLAGSYYVESLTDQIEQQVLDYLKKIEDMGGAVSAVEQGYMQREIHEKAYEFQKKVETGEEVVVGVNRFRIEGEKQPELLRVDPSLGKVQRAKLEQLRERRDNDKVNETLKALRNGAKGRDNLMPLILDAVRVYATIGEICGVLREEFGEYRPV, from the coding sequence ATGAGCAAAAATAAAACAAAGAAAGCGCTTCAAGCGTGGGAAGAAAAAGTAGAGAAACGTCTTGCCAAAGTACCGGAGCGCAAAGAAAAGTTCGAAACCTCTTCAGGCATTGAGGTCGAGCGGGTGTATTTTCCGGAAGAATTGACAGAGGAGTATATGGAAAACACCGGACTTCCCGGCGAGTATCCGTATACGCGCGGCGTACAGCCGACGATGTACAGGGGACGCTTTTGGACCATGCGTCAATATGCAGGATTCGGCTCCGCAGAGGAGACGAACAAGCGGTTTAAATACCTGCTTGAGCAGGGACAGACCGGCCTGAGTTGCGCCTTCGATCTGCCTACGCAAATCGGTTACGATTCTGATGACCCGATGTCTACTGGAGAGGTGGGCAAAGTAGGTGTAGCGATTGATTCGCTTGAAGACATGGAAATTTTGCTGGATGGAATCCCGCTCGATAAGGTAAGTACATCGATGACGATTAACGCACCGGCATCCGTGCTGCTGGCGATGTATATCGCCGTCGGCGAGAAGCAGGGCGTACCTTCCGAGAAGCTGTCCGGTACGATTCAGAATGATATTTTGAAAGAATATATTGCGCGCGGCACGTATATTTTCCCCCCGAAGCCGTCCATGCGCCTAATTACCGATATTTTCGCTTACTGTTCGGAGAATGTTCCGAAATGGAATACGATTAGCATCAGCGGTTACCATATCCGCGAAGCTGGATCGACCGCCGTGCAGGAAGTTGCATTCACACTAGCGGACGCTATCGCATATGTAGAAGCTGCGCTTGAGGCAGGGCTTGATGTAGATGGCTTCGCTCCACAGCTGTCCTTTTTCTTCAATGGACACAACAATTTCTTCGAAGAAATCGCTAAATTCCGAGCGGCTCGCCGCATCTGGTCCCGTTTAATGAAAGAGAAATACGGTGCACAAAATCCGAAGTCCTGGCAGTTCCGTGTACACACGCAGACGGGCGGATCTACGCTGACTGCACAACAGCCAGATAACAACATTGTACGTGTAACCATTCAGGCGCTAGCAGCTGTATTAGGTGGAACGCAAAGCTTACACACAAACTCACGGGATGAAGCATTGGCATTGCCGACAGAAGAATCGGCCCGTATCGCGCTGCGCACACAACAGATTATCGCGTATGAGACAGGCGTAACCGATACAGTCGATCCGCTAGCCGGTTCTTATTACGTAGAAAGCCTTACCGATCAAATCGAGCAGCAGGTGCTGGATTACCTGAAAAAAATTGAAGATATGGGCGGTGCGGTATCCGCTGTAGAACAGGGATATATGCAGCGTGAAATTCATGAGAAGGCATACGAGTTTCAGAAAAAAGTCGAAACCGGTGAAGAAGTAGTTGTTGGTGTAAACCGTTTCCGCATCGAAGGCGAGAAGCAGCCCGAGTTGCTTCGTGTCGATCCGAGCCTGGGCAAGGTGCAACGCGCCAAGCTTGAGCAGCTTCGAGAACGCCGCGATAACGACAAAGTGAACGAAACATTGAAAGCGCTTCGCAATGGAGCCAAGGGTCGGGATAATCTCATGCCGCTTATTTTGGATGCGGTTCGTGTCTATGCTACCATTGGAGAAATCTGCGGCGTCCTGCGCGAAGAATTCGGCGAATACCGTCCGGTGTAA
- the bcd gene encoding branched-chain amino acid dehydrogenase has product MKIFEYMERYDYEQLVFCQDQNSGLKAIIAIHDTTLGPALGGTRMWTYDSEEDAIEDALRLARGMTYKAAGAGLNLGGGKAVIIGDPRKDKSEEMFRAFGRYIQGLNGRYITAEDVGTTVADMDTIHMETDYVTGVSPAFGSSGNPSPVTAYGVYRGMKAAAKAAFGNDDLSGKTIAVQGVGNVAYNLCRHLHEEGATLIVTDINKDNVKRAVDEFGAQAVDPDDIYGQNCDIFSPCALGAIINDSTIPQIKAKVIAGAANNQLREERHGDIIQEMGIVYAPDYIINAGGLINVADELQSYNRDRAMKKVETIYDNIQKVIEISKRDHIPTYKAADRMCEERIASMQRSRSAFLQNGKHELSRIHHK; this is encoded by the coding sequence ATGAAAATATTTGAATACATGGAAAGATATGATTATGAACAGCTGGTGTTTTGCCAGGATCAAAATTCCGGTTTGAAAGCTATTATTGCCATACATGATACTACACTGGGGCCTGCGTTAGGCGGAACGCGGATGTGGACGTATGACTCTGAAGAAGATGCTATCGAAGATGCGCTTCGCTTAGCCCGTGGCATGACCTACAAGGCAGCTGGTGCCGGGTTGAATCTGGGCGGTGGTAAAGCGGTAATAATCGGTGACCCGCGCAAAGACAAAAGCGAAGAGATGTTTCGTGCATTCGGCCGTTATATTCAAGGCTTGAACGGCCGTTATATTACAGCGGAAGACGTAGGAACAACTGTAGCTGATATGGATACTATTCATATGGAAACAGACTATGTAACAGGTGTTTCTCCAGCGTTTGGCAGTAGTGGAAATCCGTCCCCGGTAACGGCATACGGAGTATACCGCGGTATGAAAGCAGCGGCGAAAGCGGCATTCGGCAATGATGACCTGAGCGGCAAGACGATTGCGGTACAAGGTGTGGGCAACGTTGCATACAATTTATGCCGCCATCTGCATGAAGAGGGAGCCACGCTTATCGTGACAGATATCAATAAAGACAACGTAAAACGTGCGGTGGATGAATTCGGCGCGCAGGCGGTTGATCCGGATGATATCTATGGTCAGAACTGTGACATTTTTTCTCCTTGTGCGCTTGGAGCTATTATTAACGATAGCACCATTCCGCAGATTAAGGCCAAAGTAATTGCCGGTGCCGCAAACAATCAGCTGCGCGAAGAACGGCATGGTGATATTATTCAAGAGATGGGGATTGTTTACGCGCCGGACTACATTATTAATGCCGGAGGTCTTATTAATGTGGCCGATGAGTTGCAAAGCTACAATCGCGACCGTGCGATGAAGAAGGTTGAAACCATCTATGACAATATTCAGAAAGTCATTGAGATTTCAAAACGGGATCATATTCCAACGTACAAGGCCGCAGACCGGATGTGCGAAGAGCGCATCGCCAGTATGCAGCGTTCGCGCAGCGCGTTCCTGCAAAACGGTAAGCATGAATTGTCTCGTATTCATCACAAATAA
- a CDS encoding thiamine pyrophosphate-dependent dehydrogenase E1 component subunit alpha, with protein MAEHRHQAAGLTDEQVLDMYYYMLLARKIDERMWLLNRAGKIPFVISCQGQEAAQVGAAFAFNRETDYACPYYRDMGVVLAFGMNAKDMMLSAFAKAEDPNSGGRQMPGHFGSRKHNILTGSSPVTTQVPHAVGLALAGRMDGKNPVVFTSFGEGSSNQGDFHEGANFAGVHKLPVIFFCENNKYAISVPITKQLGCESVADRAQGYGFPGVSIDGNDPIEVYKVTKEAVERGRNGEGPTLIEAVTYRLVPHSSDDDDRAYRSREEVDEAKKKDPILRFAAYLCEAGLLTKEKEDELNEQAAREVDEATEYAENAPYPEPESALTHVYGE; from the coding sequence ATGGCAGAGCATCGTCATCAAGCGGCAGGGTTAACCGATGAACAGGTTCTAGACATGTATTATTATATGCTTTTAGCCCGCAAAATCGACGAGCGGATGTGGCTATTGAATCGTGCGGGCAAAATTCCGTTTGTTATCTCCTGCCAAGGACAGGAAGCGGCACAGGTGGGAGCGGCATTCGCATTTAATCGCGAAACGGATTATGCGTGCCCGTACTACCGGGATATGGGCGTCGTGCTCGCATTCGGTATGAATGCGAAAGATATGATGTTGTCGGCGTTTGCCAAAGCAGAAGATCCGAACAGCGGAGGTCGTCAAATGCCCGGGCATTTTGGCAGCCGCAAACATAATATTCTGACCGGATCGAGTCCGGTAACGACACAGGTGCCGCATGCTGTGGGCCTTGCCCTTGCCGGAAGGATGGACGGGAAGAATCCGGTCGTATTTACCTCATTCGGCGAAGGCTCCAGCAATCAAGGTGATTTTCATGAAGGAGCCAATTTTGCTGGTGTGCATAAACTTCCTGTTATTTTCTTCTGCGAAAATAATAAATATGCTATCTCTGTGCCGATTACGAAGCAGCTGGGCTGCGAGAGTGTAGCGGATCGTGCGCAGGGATATGGATTTCCGGGCGTGTCGATCGACGGCAACGATCCGATTGAAGTATACAAGGTTACCAAAGAAGCAGTAGAACGAGGACGTAACGGAGAGGGACCGACATTAATCGAAGCGGTCACATACCGTCTTGTACCTCATTCGAGTGATGATGATGATCGTGCCTATCGTTCGCGTGAAGAGGTTGATGAGGCGAAAAAGAAAGATCCGATCCTGCGATTTGCTGCTTACCTGTGCGAAGCAGGTCTCCTGACAAAGGAGAAGGAAGACGAACTGAACGAGCAAGCAGCAAGAGAAGTGGATGAAGCGACCGAATACGCGGAAAATGCGCCGTATCCGGAACCGGAATCTGCACTTACGCACGTATATGGGGAATAA
- a CDS encoding dihydrolipoamide acetyltransferase family protein, translating into METQVLMPQLGESVTEGTIAKWLIKPGDTVKKYEPLCEVTTDKVNAEVPSTVEGTVTELVAREGDTLAVGELICYIETRVGGAKATTAQPADMKETASETPAAESPKTNVALASKDNVVNSTAKAAGKRYSPAVMRLAQENNIDVTQIEGTGREGRITRKDVLAFIENGGMTARPAERPEPINQAEASTNVVNMESVPTPSVRPAVSTPEINAYPGDTEIPVTAIRKTIASRMVQSKHDAPHAWTMVEVDMTNLVKLRNSLKAEFKAKEGFNLTFMPFFIKAVVESIKEFPIMNSVWAGDKIVMRKNINISIAVATDDALFVPVIKDADQKSIYGLAHAVDELAAKTRQGKLSMDDMSGGTFTVNNTGSFGSVLSAPIINQPQAAIVSMESIVKRPVVIDDMIAIRDMANLCLSLDHRVLDGLVCGRFLQSVKQKLEAYGSHTTIY; encoded by the coding sequence ATGGAAACCCAGGTGCTTATGCCCCAGCTAGGCGAATCCGTTACGGAGGGAACCATTGCTAAATGGCTGATAAAGCCGGGCGATACAGTGAAGAAATACGAACCGTTATGTGAAGTAACAACAGATAAAGTGAATGCAGAAGTACCGTCAACTGTTGAAGGAACGGTGACGGAGCTAGTAGCCAGAGAAGGCGATACACTGGCTGTAGGTGAATTAATCTGCTACATTGAGACGCGGGTGGGGGGCGCAAAGGCTACAACAGCGCAACCGGCCGATATGAAAGAGACCGCGTCCGAGACGCCAGCGGCTGAATCTCCTAAAACAAACGTCGCTTTGGCATCGAAGGATAACGTAGTGAATTCGACGGCGAAAGCAGCTGGGAAGCGTTATTCTCCAGCAGTAATGCGCCTGGCACAGGAGAATAATATAGATGTAACCCAAATAGAAGGCACAGGCAGAGAGGGCCGGATTACCCGCAAGGATGTTCTGGCTTTCATCGAGAATGGCGGCATGACAGCACGACCAGCTGAACGGCCGGAGCCAATCAACCAGGCCGAAGCTTCCACCAATGTGGTCAATATGGAATCGGTCCCTACGCCAAGTGTGCGTCCCGCTGTTAGTACGCCGGAAATCAATGCATATCCGGGGGATACGGAAATTCCGGTCACTGCTATTCGCAAGACGATTGCAAGTCGCATGGTGCAGAGTAAGCATGATGCGCCGCATGCCTGGACGATGGTAGAAGTCGATATGACCAACCTCGTGAAGCTGCGCAATAGCCTGAAAGCTGAATTTAAAGCGAAGGAAGGCTTCAATCTGACATTCATGCCTTTCTTCATTAAGGCGGTCGTAGAATCAATTAAGGAATTCCCGATTATGAATTCGGTCTGGGCTGGCGACAAGATTGTTATGCGTAAGAACATTAACATCTCTATTGCGGTAGCGACCGATGATGCCTTGTTTGTTCCGGTCATTAAAGATGCCGATCAGAAGAGCATCTACGGATTAGCTCATGCGGTGGATGAGCTGGCAGCAAAGACGCGCCAGGGCAAACTGTCGATGGATGATATGTCAGGCGGCACGTTCACCGTTAATAATACAGGGTCATTCGGCTCCGTATTGTCCGCACCAATTATTAATCAGCCGCAGGCGGCCATTGTAAGTATGGAATCCATCGTGAAACGTCCAGTTGTCATTGATGATATGATTGCGATTCGTGATATGGCGAACCTGTGCCTGTCGCTTGATCATCGTGTGCTTGATGGCCTGGTGTGCGGACGTTTCCTGCAAAGCGTGAAACAGAAGCTGGAAGCATATGGTTCACATACAACCATTTATTAA